TCATGAGTTTAGGATTTGTTGATTAAATTTTGTGTTCGGCATTCGAGTGTTAGGATCTTCTGACGGTGTTTCGTTATTGTGTTCAACATTTAAATACAACTTAATTTCATTGTATACGAAGTAGATATTATTTACTAAATCTAAATTATTGTGATAAAATTGTACaatcaatataaaaattcagtttttaatatattttttcctcAATATAATCTCACCAACCAACCAAATTAGAGCCACGAGTTACGAGTGGTTGTATTTATGAGTACTTGAGTGGTCCTCCTTTATCGAGAGAGCTTGAGCAGCTAAtaatctctttttcttttcttttttgggtcgcaaaatttaaattttgaattaccAGAAACGGATACGGGAAAGCGACGACGGGTTTGCTTTTATGATACGCGGCCCACGTGAAAGTCCCGCGCCAAATCTGAAAGTCGGAAAGTAAAGGCCAAATGACGAGTCGCCAGAGAAGAAGAATCCACTTTATCCTAGAAAGTTCTAGCGCCTCATTTACCAGGTTAATCATGTGACGCAATTCATGATTAAAAAATTGCTAATCCAATTTCCAGAACGTCGTCGTCTCGGGTTAATGATTCTAGAGAACGCAACAGTACGGCCCAAAATTGCTCCTACTTAGCCCACACGTGGAAGGCCCAAATTACAGTCCAAGCCCCAAAATTAACTTCCcgattcattttcattttcatgttcAGCAAAACCCCTCTCTGTCACTCTCCTCGCTCTcgcaaaaccctaatttcagAGGTCCAATGGCGCTGCAACAGTTTGGGCGCACTAAGAGCGTGACGAAGCGGTCGACTAAGTATGTGGAGCAAGCTCTGTACTTGAGGCTGTTCAAGGATGGTGGCTCCGATGTGAGCGTTCGTCAGCAGCTCAACGAAGTCCTCAAGAGTCGCAAGCGAGTTTACAAATGGGAGGTCGGCGACACCCTCAAGAAGCTTCGCGAACGCAAGCTCTACTACCCCGCTCTCAAGGTCCGCAATTccaaattctaaattttttactGGTTATGATTTGCCAcgttttttgttcttcataAAATTTCCTCAAATTATGAATTTAGATAGCATTGTTTCTAGCTACTTGATTTGTAGAACTTAGGTAATTCACATATTCTGGAAAGTAGAGGTAGATTTATGCAGAGCTTATGTGATTGATTATTCTTTAATGTGTATGGTTTtcacaatttaataaaatggTTGGAAGTTTCATTTGTAAATTGGATAGTATTTTTCAAGAAATGTGAGATCTTTCTCTCTGTATTGAGGTTAGAATGTAAGAATATTTGTCTAATCACCAATGTCAGCTTTCCCATGTGTGTATTTGTCAATTCTTTTataacattttattttgttgtaaattattCTCGATTGTTGCCACTTTGAATTTATTCAGACAAGTACCTCTTGTTGGCTTTTTtaccatatttttcttttcagaagGTTGTATGGTATATTGGGGGAAGTAGGTTGATATTACTATAAGTTGAAGCTTAATCCTGTAACAGTTTTGTATGTTAAATGTTATGTTTCCTTGTTTTCCCTGTTTCTAATCTGAACTGGAAGAGATAGATGCTAAGTGTGTTTCACATTACAGCTCTCGGAGGTTATGGATAGAAGAGGAATGAACAAGACAGTCAGTGATCAGGCAATACATCTTGATCTTATAGCTAAAACCCGAGATATTCCTGCTGCAgaaaattatttcattgatCTTCCTGAAACAGCAAAGACCCACCACTCATATGGTGCCCTGCTCAATTGTTACTGTAAGGAATTGATGACTGAAAAAGCCGAAGCACTCATGGAAAAGATGAAGGCACTTAACCTTTCTTTAACCTCCATGCCTTATAACAGCCTTATGACCCTTTACTCAAAAACTGGGCATCCAGAAAAGATCCCAGCCATCATTCAAGAAATGAAGGCTGGCAGTGTCATGCTCGATTCCTGTTCTTACAATGTCTGGATGCGTGCTCTTGCTGCTGTCAATGATATTTCTGGGGTTGAAAGGGTTATTGATGAGATGAAGAGGGATGGTCGAGTTTCCAGTGATTGGACCACGTATAGCAACTTAGCTTCGATTTATGTTGAGGCTGGCATGTTTGAGAAGGCAGAAAAGACACTTAAtgaattggagaaaaaaaatgcacGCCGAGATCTTTTGGCTTACCAATTCCTTATTACATTGTACGGTAAAACGGGGAATCTGCGTGAAGTTTATCGGGTATGGCGTTCCTTGAGGCTGGCTTTCCCTAAAACTGCAAATATAAGTTATCTGAATATGATCCAGGTTTTGGTTAACTTGAATGATCTACCAGGTGCAGAGAAATGTTTCAGGGAATGGGAATCGCGGTGCTCAACCTATGATATTCGAGTAGCAAATGTTTTGATTGGAGCTTATGCTAAAGAGGGTATGCTGGAGAAGGCTAAGGAGCTCAAGGAACAGGCCCGTAGGAGAGGCGCCAAGCCTAATGCAAAAACTTGGGAGATCTTTCTGGATTATTATTTGGAGACCGGAGAATATCAGTTGGCTGTTGATTGTGTTGCCAATGCGACATCCATTGGTAGAGGGGATGGTGGGAAGTGGAGTCCATCACGTAAGATTGTCAAAaccttgatggagcattttgAGCAAGAGAAGGATGTTGATGGGGCAGAAGGTTTCCTGGAGATTTTGAAGAAGTCTGTAGATTCCCTAGGGGTTGAGGTGTTTGAGTCATTGATTAGAACTTATGCTGCTGCTGGAAGAACAACCCCTTCAATGCGCGCTCGgttgaaaatggagaaattgGAGGTGGGCGAAGCCAGTAAAAAGTTGCTTGAGGCCGTATGTGTGGAATGAGTTTTGTTGATCTCCCATATGCATTTCTTCAGAATTTCAATTTCTAGGAAACGAGTTTGAACGGTCTTGGGGGGGTTTTTGTTCCCACAATAAAATTTTCCTTTCTACACCGTAACAAGTAATCGAAGGATTATTGTTGTAATTCGATACTTGGGTTCAGTTCTTAGTTTATTATGTGTTTTACAGTTCCAAAGTGGTCTTTGCGAATCAAAATGTTTAGCGGCTCAGGGGCCAATCAAACTCTACTTCCACACTCTGTTTGGAcgaaggaattgaaaattatatagAATTCTAAAACGACAGAGGGTAGATTTCCATTTCAATGTTTGGACTTATGTACgtcaaattttgtaaatgtctttatgaaaattgtgaaataaTGCTTATTTTCGTGGAAATTAAACTCGGAAATTTAATGTCacaattttcatgatttttttttcgtgCGTCATTTAATACATTCGGCACTTAAGTtaccaaacaaagaaattgtcaatttctgcttttaaattctcaaattttaactaaatttAGAGTTATTTTCCTTCATCTAAACGAAAGACCATAGATACACCGTTTGTGTTGGTATTTGGTATGCCACTCAATGCGGTTGTCGGAGGTTTGCACTAATATTGCTGAGTTCTATGAAAAAACACCTTTGGAAAAACATTTCTAGCATCAGCCCACTTTCCATAAAAGCCCAATTTACAGTCAAGTCCCAGAAGAGCCAGAACCCTATCTGAGCTCTCCTATGCTGGATTTGATTTTGACCCATCCTTACAAAAGAGAACTCTTGTAAAATGAGCATAGCTGTGTGTGCATATGAGAAATACTTTCATATTTCCGTTTGCTTTTGCCCACTCTTTATTTCTTCTCATCTTTTATATGGTAAGTGACATAAAAAGATGGATATAGAGAATTGAGCAATGTAACggagatttaaaaaaaaaagtatttttttggttggtatGGATATAGCTGATTGCTATGCCACATGTCAATCTATTGCATCAGCAACGTGTCCTTGATGTCAGTGACGGTCTGTCACCACCTGTACGGTTAGTGAGCTGATTAGATGAGAAATAGCGGAACGAAGAGCAGGCCGCACTTGGATCATCAAATTCACATCAtcatagatagatagataggcACTTAGATTTGATCATTTGAATCTACTTTTTTCAAAGTCAATGCGCAACACTGagttgtataaaataaaagaccCACCTCATGTGACATCATGCCATGTTTTATTATATCGTGTTTCCACCACGCATTCTCTAGTTTAAGAAACAAGTCTTATTCATGCAAAAATATATCTGACTATTTTTTTagctcttttcttttcttttcttttcttttcttttcttttcttttctatgtcGTTTACGTGCTGCAGCCTGCGAGGCATCATTCATTGTTATTGTTGTGGTTTAGACTcgattttgatttgaaaggGATCTTGGGTCATATGATAGTGTCGacaccctttttctttttttttcttttctttttttttctttaattagaTGAAGCTTAATTATGActattaataaataaagtaaaCTTTAAGAAAAAGACTGAAACCCAAATCATGtatggagatggagatggaggaGGCAGCAGTCTCGACAAGTTCATGTGGGAACACGAAACAAGGTGGAAACTGACTCAGAAAAATATGCTACATTGGTACTATGtcactaatatatatatatatataacttaaTCTTCGGAAGGGTTCTGGTTAAATACGTTTTTGTAttagtttattgattttgtgtgtgtgaaacAGTGCTGTCTTTGAAGGCAAGGAAGCTCACTTATAATCTCTGGACGCAGTTTCACATGACCGGTAATTTTGGCCAAcatctcttctctttcttaatGATGCCATTGCCATAGATAAAGCTTCAGCTTCAGCTTGACAGTTGTAACCTTGGCTACGCATGGGACACCAACTTGtaattatctttctttaaTAAAACTAATTAATGTATCTTCCTTTAAGTGGACCTACATGTTAATGTAATCATAGTCATTAAGCTTCTCCAGGCAAGGTTCTGGGTTCGAATCCTAAAATCTATGtagtgtgtgagtttagtatattattatttctctcaataaaaaaaatcattaaaaaaaagtatagagaaaatgaaaaatgacaaaCCATAgtatattcttttctttttttttcttccccaaAATTTACATAAGTCACTAAAGGGTGGTATAATGAATGGATCACCTGTTAGTtgggagaaaaaagagagaagagagagaaagggattAACAAGGAAGACAAATACAAGAATACCCCAAACTTAATTGCCGATGGATTAACCCAAATCAcccaagaaaaattaaaaaaaaaaggaaggaaaaattgaatattatgtaaatatataaaacCCTAGCTCTATACCTTTTTTTCCCTTAGGGACACCTCACATTTCTTCCAGGACCAccatagtaaaaataattcCCCCAAAAGTTATTAATCCCTCCTTGTATGTCGTAGCAATTTGGATGATCAGCCAAAACTTTAAGGTTTGATAATGGGATTAAGCTATTGTCCCAATCCACAACTTGCATGTTTCGAAAATAGGAAGCTTTCCCAAAACCTTCACCTGCAAAATGCCCACTTCCCATTTGTGTGGCGGTGTGAGAACCAGAAGGCCTCGAGTTCACAACTTCTCCACCAAATTGCACCATGCTTGCGTGGTTTTGAAGATGAGTGAACAAGAATGATGGCCAGTATCCAACTAGGACCCCGGACCCGAATTCCAGCCACCAATTTCCATGCTTTGGATCCTGCGTATTTATGCACCATAATTAATACACTtttaatatttcttcttcttcactctGAGTGctcataatttcataaatgaaaatgattagttgtttgttaattatactaattaattacaacCCATTTGCATGGTGATTACAAAAAGCTTGTGGGAAGTGAGAATTATGGACAAAGCAATTCTTTTTGTGAAgtgaaaggaaaggaaaaccgaaaaaagaaaagccaagAAGCTCTTTCTCTTGTAAAAGAAGAGAATCTGGTAAAGCAGGAAAAGCACGACGAAATTACAGTCCATTATTTTGGAATTTACCAGTGTAGCAGGGCACGCCTGTAGACTAACCAGTCTTATAAGCCAATCATGATTTTATATTCTATACAATATACGCGTatgtatattattaaatatttgtttctttttctctctttgtcATTTCTgggtaaattttttgttggcTTGTTGCAGTGTAGGCATCTTGGCTACGACTCTTACACATGGCGGACACTTCTAGATTTGTGGACGGCCTGTCACTGACCGTCagatttgttgactttttaacTTTTCAATGGTTGGAGGAAACTATACAAATCGCACGGTCAAGTGTCATCTATGGTGGTGATATATTATAACTAGAAAGGTGCAAATCTAAGCAGAAGACATAAAATTTAGGGACAAACAAAATGCAGGTTTAAAGGTTTTTAATTAAGGTTAAGGGTAATTTACCTTCCAAATCAATAAGCTAATATCAAACTGTCCACCATTGTAGGATGAAGTTGGAGAAATTGCAGCTCCAATGGCAATTCTGCTATTGGTCTGAACAAAACCTGAACACAGCAGATTGTAGCACCCAGTTGCTTGATATGCATCCGTCTGGCAATTAATAAGAGAATCATTTTATGTTCTATAAACTAACACAATCTTATGCTTGAAGTTGAAGGCAAGGTGATTTTGGTTACTCACAGTCCAATAAGTAAAGAATCTTGGATAGTTGTCCCCATATAGCTCTGGGCTGACCTgcagaaaaattaaatgaattaGCCTCCATGGTTAAAAGTACacaagagaaaagagaggtgGTTGAGCTGTGATTACTGCTTTAAATGTGAAAATAAGTTTTGGTCTTAAATGTGTTGAATTACTCTGTCTCCATGATATTAAGCATTAGACAGTAGCTTTCATCAATtcaattattgtttttataatactttgtataaaaaaataaactcaacCCAATTTAATTAGACTACATTTTTTtgaatacaagtgatagtctaaactataatAGAGAGGGgtgtttctcacacacactagtACACTACCAAGATGACATGAcggttcgaacttgagactaCTAGTTTGGCCTACAAGTTAAGACCCCTTTTCAAGCTTGGAAGAATAAAATAGAGAAATTTCAAACTTAATTTAATTAGAGGGAACATTTAGTAAATGAGATATAAACTTGCCTGCCAACCAGCTTCAATGGTGTTGAGGTCATCACCAAATGAACCAGAGATGACCCACATTTGAGACAAGCTGAATTCATATTGATTGACAACGCTGGGCGCCCACACATTGATGCTAGCTTTTGCGCCATAATATTGATCCCCACTCACATACCCAACTGCATGCTGCAAGCAACCCAATAACCATAaacacaaaaaccaaaatgagtagtgtaaaatattatttactttgatgggtttataataatttttatttttctaatttgattttaatgtGTTTAAAGAAATTCTAAAGGATAGGAAAACTTGGTGAGTGCAAGTTCCTTGAAAATTAGTGCAAGTTCCAGTAGCAAAAGCAGCCATGAAAGTCTGTAATTACTACTAATAGGATATAGAACATCAGCTGCACCACGTTTTCTATGTTGCTTTAAGTAGCAGACGAGTACGGAAATTGGAAACCCAGTTTCTCTTTAGATACTGAGAgaaacttgtttgtttttacGAAATTACATGTCAGTTCaaatgggaaaaaaacaaaacaaaaaacaaaaaacaaaaaaagaggtGGTGGACAAAAGCAGTGGATCACTGACTTTGGTCtcatataaaaaagaagatggcTTAATTGAGgaaaataaatggaaaataaaaaaaagcagtTTGTTGTACCTAcacgctttcattcatttctttAATTTAGTCTGATAAAGAACTAATTGactgaaataaattatatgacCGCGACTCTTGGAGACAAATTCTGGGATTGGCTCTGTTACATGTTGTTCATTTTAGCACTAACCTCATGGCCATTGCTGGATGAATCTCTTCTGACATGCCTTCTCAATTTTCTTCCAAATCTTTTAACAGAGCTAGCTCTCATCATATCTTGCTCTCTTGTTCTTCTTATTGGAATTGTTCCTTCTGGGCAGAGAGTACCAGACATGGTCCATCGCTGAAAATTCTCAGTGACCATACCAGGAGGGTTTTGTCCTTTGGGTCTCTCAGGTGGATCCTGAAAATTCaagttcaaagaaaaaaagttgtaAACTTCTAAAGACTTCCCCTTTACTTGCTCTGCTTAGAATTACAATTTCTAAGAACcccatgaaaaatatgaatgaGCTTATAGAAGAGGTTAAGTTAATACCAATGGCTTCTGCCCTTTTAATAGAGGATGATCAAAAGCTGGTTGACGATGAGATGGAACACAATCTATGAGATCCCCATCTGGACTCTGCAGCAACAGCAAACAAGAACGCGACACATTTTAAGTCAAAAACAGAGCAAAACAGAGCCAGAAGCAGAGCAAAGTTTAAGAGTCAAGAAATACCTGAATTGTCTTGACAGCAGGCTTGTTGATCTTCTTCAGACGAGCCCTTATGATCTTTAgcttttttaattcttgctCCGGGTTGAAAGTCTGGTTGGCGGTGGGGTCGCGGCTGATTTTGGAGGCATGGGCAACTGGACATATTGAAGAAGCAACAAGAAGGAAGCAAACAAGAATGGGAATGATTGGGGAAATCTTAGACCAGCTACAAGCCATG
The window above is part of the Prunus dulcis chromosome 1, ALMONDv2, whole genome shotgun sequence genome. Proteins encoded here:
- the LOC117616373 gene encoding uncharacterized protein LOC117616373 — encoded protein: MVIMYWILDLVGAVFPWTKTSSNIIWCCLDDNRRRQYQQRTQQQQQQMDSTKATKQENFSGMACSWSKISPIIPILVCFLLVASSICPVAHASKISRDPTANQTFNPEQELKKLKIIRARLKKINKPAVKTIQSPDGDLIDCVPSHRQPAFDHPLLKGQKPLDPPERPKGQNPPGMVTENFQRWTMSGTLCPEGTIPIRRTREQDMMRASSVKRFGRKLRRHVRRDSSSNGHEHAVGYVSGDQYYGAKASINVWAPSVVNQYEFSLSQMWVISGSFGDDLNTIEAGWQVSPELYGDNYPRFFTYWTTDAYQATGCYNLLCSGFVQTNSRIAIGAAISPTSSYNGGQFDISLLIWKDPKHGNWWLEFGSGVLVGYWPSFLFTHLQNHASMVQFGGEVVNSRPSGSHTATQMGSGHFAGEGFGKASYFRNMQVVDWDNSLIPLSNLKVLADHPNCYDIQGGINNFWGNYFYYGGPGRNVRCP
- the LOC117616032 gene encoding pentatricopeptide repeat-containing protein At1g60770, giving the protein MALQQFGRTKSVTKRSTKYVEQALYLRLFKDGGSDVSVRQQLNEVLKSRKRVYKWEVGDTLKKLRERKLYYPALKLSEVMDRRGMNKTVSDQAIHLDLIAKTRDIPAAENYFIDLPETAKTHHSYGALLNCYCKELMTEKAEALMEKMKALNLSLTSMPYNSLMTLYSKTGHPEKIPAIIQEMKAGSVMLDSCSYNVWMRALAAVNDISGVERVIDEMKRDGRVSSDWTTYSNLASIYVEAGMFEKAEKTLNELEKKNARRDLLAYQFLITLYGKTGNLREVYRVWRSLRLAFPKTANISYLNMIQVLVNLNDLPGAEKCFREWESRCSTYDIRVANVLIGAYAKEGMLEKAKELKEQARRRGAKPNAKTWEIFLDYYLETGEYQLAVDCVANATSIGRGDGGKWSPSRKIVKTLMEHFEQEKDVDGAEGFLEILKKSVDSLGVEVFESLIRTYAAAGRTTPSMRARLKMEKLEVGEASKKLLEAVCVE